One genomic window of Acetobacter oryzifermentans includes the following:
- a CDS encoding TolC family protein produces the protein MYKSYNTLEYIKQVRRRTRYNAAFILLIFPLLCGCTNSGHSNISPESDVQKFSSRQFTDAGLQEFITKVLGPNVSSQENAWGITRLTLATLYFHPDILVAKAQLETARAGIKTAGQLPNPSFTVLGGPSAHYVGYGASILIEFFGRRYHRIKEARYRAAVAQWEVINTAWKLRSDTRSALLGVWAVSGRLKLVEETAAAKRELFTLEQARFDQGRASAFEISQVRTEMIHAELSVSDLRREYAVRKAALAGAIGVPAEALDSIALDTKAFDVCPDLIEYRDSQDMRYQAVMQRADLRELLASYDAARQALRVEVSRRYPDVTISPAYNWEISNRFEVDPSLQIPIFNQNEGPIAEAVGQEHEAAARLRRAENTVFKSISQATANYRGTTSILLQAEELAKTVRVRLNQMQHRLQSGAIDRPTMVMTHIEQIQAETALLEAEIQQRQAIGQIEDGMQQPIFDHTNAAQASGLLENNQRNSP, from the coding sequence ATGTATAAATCATATAATACTCTAGAATATATTAAGCAGGTAAGGAGACGCACACGCTATAATGCGGCATTCATTCTCCTGATTTTTCCCCTGCTCTGTGGCTGCACAAATAGTGGTCACTCAAATATTTCGCCGGAATCAGATGTCCAGAAATTTTCCAGCCGTCAATTTACGGATGCCGGATTGCAAGAATTCATTACAAAAGTTCTCGGACCAAACGTATCGAGTCAGGAAAACGCATGGGGCATCACTCGCCTGACGCTTGCTACCTTGTATTTTCATCCCGATATCCTTGTAGCTAAAGCTCAACTGGAAACGGCTCGCGCTGGAATCAAGACAGCCGGTCAACTGCCCAATCCCAGTTTCACGGTGCTGGGTGGCCCATCGGCTCATTACGTCGGCTACGGCGCGTCAATACTGATCGAATTTTTCGGCAGGCGTTATCACCGTATCAAAGAAGCCAGATATCGGGCTGCCGTCGCGCAATGGGAAGTCATCAATACTGCATGGAAACTACGCAGCGACACGCGGTCTGCTCTTCTCGGCGTCTGGGCTGTATCCGGGCGCCTCAAGCTTGTGGAAGAGACTGCGGCAGCTAAACGCGAACTCTTTACCCTGGAACAGGCACGTTTTGATCAGGGGCGAGCATCCGCTTTCGAAATATCGCAGGTACGGACGGAAATGATCCATGCCGAGTTGTCTGTCAGTGATCTGCGGCGCGAGTATGCCGTCCGTAAGGCAGCTCTGGCAGGAGCAATCGGGGTTCCTGCCGAAGCACTTGATTCCATTGCTCTTGATACAAAAGCATTTGATGTCTGTCCCGACCTCATAGAATACCGCGATTCACAGGACATGAGATACCAAGCCGTAATGCAACGCGCGGATCTGCGGGAACTTCTTGCGTCTTATGACGCCGCCCGACAGGCTCTACGGGTCGAAGTTTCTCGACGCTATCCCGATGTCACCATCAGTCCCGCCTATAACTGGGAGATTTCAAATCGCTTTGAGGTAGATCCCTCTCTGCAAATTCCGATTTTCAATCAGAACGAAGGCCCCATAGCTGAAGCTGTTGGGCAGGAGCATGAGGCGGCGGCTCGTCTCCGGCGTGCAGAGAACACAGTGTTTAAGTCCATCTCGCAGGCTACGGCCAATTACCGCGGCACGACATCAATTCTGCTACAGGCGGAAGAACTTGCCAAAACCGTACGGGTAAGGCTGAACCAGATGCAGCACCGCCTTCAGTCAGGTGCAATCGACCGACCAACGATGGTTATGACTCATATAGAGCAGATTCAAGCGGAGACCGCTCTTCTTGAAGCAGAAATTCAGCAACGGCAAGCCATAGGTCAGATCGAAGATGGCATGCAGCAGCCCATTTTTGATCACACCAATGCCGCGCAGGCTTCTGGCC